In Panthera uncia isolate 11264 chromosome B4, Puncia_PCG_1.0, whole genome shotgun sequence, one genomic interval encodes:
- the TMT1B gene encoding thiol S-methyltransferase METTL7B has product MDVLVRLLQLLVLLLTLPLHLMALLGCWEPLCKSYFPYLMAALTAKSNQKMESKKRELFGQIKRLTGGSGKVALLELGCGTGANFQFYPAGCRITCLDPNPHMEKLLTKSMAENRHLQYEQFVVASGEDMKQLADGSMDVVVSTLVLCSVQSPRRVLQEVQRVLRPGGVFFFWEHVAEPRGSWAFLWQQVLEPTWKHIGDGCCLTRETWKDLESAQFSELQMEQQPPPFKWLPVGPHIMGKAIK; this is encoded by the exons ATGGATGTCCTGGTCCGACTCCTGCAGCTGCTGGTGCTGCTCCTGACCCTGCCCCTGCACCTGATGGCCCTGCTGGGCTGCTGGGAGCCCCTGTGCAAAAGCTACTTCCCCTACCTAATGGCGGCACTGACTGCCAAGAGCAACCAAAAGATGGAGAGTAAGAAACGGGAGCTCTTTGGCCAGATAAAGAGGCTTACAGGAGGCTCCGGGAAGGTGGCCTTGCTGGAGCTGGGCTGCGGCACTGGTGCCAACTTCCAGTTCTACCCAGCTGGCTGCCGGATCACCTGCCTGGACCCAAACCCCCACATGGAGAAGTTGCTGACAAAGAGCATGGCTGAGAACAGGCATCTCCAGTATGAACAGTTTGTGGTGGCTTCCGGAGAGGACATGAAACAACTGGCCGACGGGTCCATGGACGTGGTGGTCAGCACCCTGGTGCTGTGCTCTGTGCAGAGTCCGAGGAGGGTCCTGCAGGAGGTCCAGAGAGTGCTGAGGCCG GGAGGAGTGTTCTTCTTCTGGGAGCATGTGGCTGAGCCCCGTGGCAGCTGGGCCTTCCTGTGGCAGCAAGTTTTAGAGCCTACTTGGAAACACATTGGGGATGGCTGCTGCCTCACCAGAGAGACCTGGAAGGATCTGGAGAGTGCCCAGTTCTCTGAACTCCAAATGGAACAACAACCCCCTCCCTTCAAGTGGTTACCTGTTGGGCCCCACATCATGGGAAAGGCTATAAAATAA